The Chryseobacterium suipulveris genome window below encodes:
- the pnuC gene encoding nicotinamide riboside transporter PnuC, translating to MNFHELFLKPYESYTNFQIFLEAVATFFGILSVYFSIRKNIWVYPTGIISTALYVYILFNFGLLGDMMINFYYTVMSVYGWILWAKSSEDHIHVEVSWATKKEWAISAILFIISLFLVTLVYYYKPWIDNRFSMKDVDLGLYHLDWANWLDVVTTAIFLVGMWLMAKRKVENWIFWIIGDIICIPMMIYKGLGITSIQYLVFTVMAIIGLFEWKRNLKKPNSQI from the coding sequence ATGAATTTCCACGAGCTCTTTCTGAAACCTTATGAATCCTACACCAACTTTCAGATTTTTCTGGAAGCGGTTGCGACTTTCTTCGGAATTCTGAGTGTCTATTTTTCGATCAGGAAGAACATCTGGGTTTACCCGACAGGCATTATTTCCACTGCGCTGTATGTTTACATCCTGTTCAATTTCGGACTTCTCGGCGACATGATGATCAATTTCTACTACACCGTGATGAGCGTTTACGGCTGGATTTTGTGGGCAAAAAGTTCGGAGGACCACATCCATGTGGAAGTTTCATGGGCAACGAAAAAGGAATGGGCGATTTCTGCAATCTTATTTATCATCAGTTTGTTTCTGGTGACACTGGTTTACTACTACAAACCGTGGATTGACAACCGATTTTCGATGAAGGACGTAGATCTCGGACTTTATCATCTCGACTGGGCGAACTGGCTCGATGTAGTGACCACCGCAATTTTTCTGGTTGGAATGTGGTTAATGGCGAAAAGAAAGGTAGAAAACTGGATTTTCTGGATTATCGGCGACATCATCTGTATTCCGATGATGATTTACAAAGGTTTGGGAATTACCTCGATTCAATACCTGGTTTTTACGGTAATGGCGATCATCGGCTTGTTTGAATGGAAGAGGAATTTGAAAAAGCCGAACTCACAGATTTGA